The following coding sequences lie in one Rutidosis leptorrhynchoides isolate AG116_Rl617_1_P2 chromosome 6, CSIRO_AGI_Rlap_v1, whole genome shotgun sequence genomic window:
- the LOC139853222 gene encoding uncharacterized protein produces the protein MMDPGTVVLEISSDEDCGWESNINKGINEDCFDDHNWIADLLDEVNRDDCGYNYDDADDDSDEVVVVSEVLPKPKKKVVAKCPSLVEFDDDCMILDHDPNKPLDTQNDDPVNRDQDDANDDDDDVLVVSEKGQVACRDYPHSRHFCIKFPFSSTPKQTHCDQCYCYVCDSLAPCVYWGNGSNSLDHCQATDKHNFWKIERQNSKNASKVSDTSQSNQLHPMNLVAPLVQNQVTRPNPFPTCPISSNFGPANIINQNQTPFIASSNKFEPSLVSQQLIRTNSCTIDRAHRSYDLGTTLHKPVFKRTVSAGFIPTTNQYSFSSNRDSYINLFSQPNDPFSLPNLAFEEPLRRSNTTFDFPPNFNPSVNQDSFLFQPPTVSLSSQAQAHSSLPNNSLPTPQEFQSQKSTVDPVFFNDIMWQESQTNQQPVAQSSLFEGADLANEPSAATGSGGLVDYGFDYWMFNTTL, from the exons ATGATGGATCCAGGCACTGTGGTACTGGAAATCAGTTCAGATGAAGATTGTGGTTGGGAAAGCAATATCAACAAGGGAATTAATGAGGACTGTTTTGATGATCATAATTGGATAGCAGACCTTCTTGATGAGGTTAATCGAGATGATTGTGGTTACAATTATGATGATGCTGATGATGATTCTGATGAAGTGGTGGTTGTTAGTGAGGTTTTGCCAAAACCCAAGAAGAAAGTGGTGGCAAAGTGTCCATCTTTAGTTGAATTTGATGATGATTGTATGATTCTTGATCATGACCCGAATAAGCCTTTGGATACCCAAAACGATGATCCGGTTAATCGTGATCAGGATGAtgccaatgatgatgatgatgatgtgcttGTTGTTAGTGAAAAAGGGCAG GTTGCGTGTCGTGATTATCCCCATTCAAGACACTTTTGTATCAAATTCCCATTTTCGTCTACTCCCAAACAAACCCATTGTGATCAG TGTTACTGCTATGTTTGTGACTCACTTGCTCCGTGCGTCTATTGGGGCAACGGAAGTAACAGTCTTGATCATTGTCAAGCTACCGATAAACACAATTTCTGGAAAATCGAGAGACAAAATTCAAAAAACGCGAGTAAAGTTTCTGATACATCTCAGTCAAATCAGCTCCACCCTATGAACCTGGTCGCACCGTTAGTCCAAAACCAAGTCACGAGACCAAATCCCTTTCCTACTTGCCCCATATCATCTAATTTTGGACCCGCAAACATCATTAATCAAAACCAAACTCCCTTTATAGCATCCAGTAACAAGTTTGAACCCAGTTTAGTCTCGCAACAGTTGATCAGAACAAATAGTTGCACCATAGATAGGGCCCACCGTAGTTATGACCTAGGCACTACTTTACACAAACCCGTATTTAAAAGAACGGTTTCGGCTGGATTTATTCCAACAACAAACCAATATTCTTTTAGCTCGAATAGAGACAGTTACATAAACCTCTTTTCGCAGCCAAACGATCCTTTTTCTCTACCAAATCTTGCGTTTGAGGAGCCGTTGCGAAGGTCAAACACCACGTTTGATTTCCCGCCAAATTTCAATCCGTCAGTGAATCAAGACTCATTTCTCTTTCAACCCCCTACAGTTTCATTATCTTCTCAAGCTCAAGCACATTCATCATTACCAAATAATTCACTTCCGACCCCGCAAGAATTTCAGAGTCAAAAGTCAACAGTTGACCCAGTGTTCTTTAATGACATCATGTGGCAGGAAAGTCAAACAAACCAACAACCAGTGGCCCAAAGCTCACTGTTTGAAGGTGCGGATCTGGCAAACGAACCCTCGGCTGCAACTGGTTCTGGGGGGTTAGTTGATTATGGTTTTGATTATTGGATGTTTAACACAACCTTGTGA
- the LOC139853275 gene encoding hypothetical protein At1g04090-like isoform X2: protein MRMLELEQSFNNHRFHSSSSSLFLSSFPNSSLASRFSGHVFATGTINLGELEVREITKFEFIWGTDIKYKRKGVSFFKPIDIPNDYFCLGHYCQPDNSPLRGFVLVAREVTKSQLPALIEPTDYSLVWCPDDWTEENGLGHGYFWLPMAREGYKALGFIVTNKPAKPELSEVRCVRDDLIEPIEPHRILLTSPSKVAEFSVWKTRPFQRGMYEKGVSVGTFFCSCVWSQGEELTISCLKNLNLNLHAMPNLDQVHALIKHYGPTIYFHPDEIYLPSSVSWFFENGALLYKKGESKGERVDPSGSNLPKGGSNDGEYWIDLPKDETEKKLKKGDLESAKVYVHVKPALGGTFTDIVMWIFYPFNGPGCLKIGLMNYQLNRVGQHVGDWEHVTLRISNFSGELWSVYFSQHSSGVWVDPTNLEFIEGNKTIVYASRNGHANYPRHGDFLQGSSNLRIGIRNTAAPSKYLLDSSENYEIIAAEYIGEVVVKEPCWLQYMRKWGPTTVHESRAEVNRILNQRLPVTLRCTARNIFDKLPNELYGEDGPTGPKEKSSWFGDEKC, encoded by the exons ATGCGGATGCTTGAATTGGAACAGAGTTTCAACAACCACCGATTCCATTCCTCCTCCTCTTCATTATTTCTCTCTTCCTTCCCCAATTCCTCACTGGCCTCCAG ATTTTCAGGTCATGTTTTCGCTACCGGAACGATCAATTTAGGCGAACTAGAAGTTCGTGAAATCACAAAATTCGAGTTCATTTGGGGAACCGACATTAAGTACAAAAGAAAAGGTGTCAGTTTCTTCAAACCAATCGATATACCAAATGATTACTTCTGCCTCGGCCACTACTGTCAACCCGACAATTCCCCGTTACGAGGATTCGTGCTCGTGGCTCGCGAAGTTACTAAATCCCAGTTACCAGCTCTTATCGAGCCTACAGATTACTCTTTAGTTTGGTGCCCAGATGACTGGACCGAAGAAAATGGTCTTGGCCATGGCTACTTTTGGTTACCTATGGCTCGTGAGGGTTATAAAGCTTTGGGCTTTATCGTTACAAATAAGCCCGCAAAGCCCGAGTTGAGTGAAGTTAGATGTGTTCGTGATGATCTTATCGAACCAATTGAACCGCACCGTATTTTGCTGACGTCACCTTCTAAAGTAGCTGAATTTAGCGTATGGAAAACAAGACCGTTTCAAAGAGGTATGTACGAGAAAGGTGTTTCTGTAGGTACTTTTTTCTGCAGTTGTGTTTGGAGTCAAGGGGAAGAGTTGACCATTTCGTGTTTAaagaatttaaatttaaatttacacGCGATGCCGAATCTTGATCAGGTTCATGCATTAATCAAGCATTACGGGCCGACAATTTATTTTCATCCCGATGAGATATATTTACCGTCTTCTGTATCTTGGTTCTTTGAAAATGGAGCGTTGTTGTACAAAAAAGGGGAGTCGAAAGGTGAACGGGTCGACCCGTCTGGGTCAAACTTGCCTAAAGGTGGGAGCAACGATGGTGAATATTGGATAGATTTGCCTAAAGATGAAACCGAGAAGAAACTTAAAAAAGGAGATTTAGAAAGTGCGAAAGTTTACGTTCATGTAAAGCCTGCCTTAGGTGGGACGTTTACCGATATTGTGATGTGGATTTTCTATCCTTTTAACGGGCCGGGCTGTTTAAAGATCGGGCTCATGAATTACCAACTTAATAGAGTCGGGCAACACGTAGGCGATTGGGAACATGTTACTCTTCGAATTAGCAACTTTAGTGGTGAGCTATGGAGTGTGTACTTTTCGCAACATAGTAGTGGCGTATGGGTGGACCCCACCAATCTCGAGTTCATCGAAGGTAATAAAACGATCGTTTACGCGTCAAGAAACGGGCATGCGAATTATCCACGTCATGGTGATTTTCTTCAAGGTTCGAGTAATTTAAGAATTGGAATAAGGAATACGGCTGCACCTAGTAAATATTTGTTAGATTCGAGTGAAAATTATGAAATTATAGCGGCGGAGTATATTGGAGAAGTTGTTGTTAAGGAACCGTGTTGGTTACAGTACATGAGAAAGTGGGGCCCGACGACTGTACATGAATCTAGGGCTGAGGTTAATAGAATCTTGAACCAGCGTTTGCCTGTAACTCTGCGGTGTACTGCACGTAATATATTTGATAAATTACCGAATGAACTCTATGGTGAGGACGGGCCCACTGGGCCCAAGGAGAAAAGCAGCTGGTTTGGTGATGAGAAATGTTAG
- the LOC139853275 gene encoding hypothetical protein At1g04090-like isoform X1 — protein sequence MCFALIILFAEIKRKGKKMLGGGGSYSCGCLNWNRVSTTTDSIPPPLHYFSLPSPIPHWPPGHVFATGTINLGELEVREITKFEFIWGTDIKYKRKGVSFFKPIDIPNDYFCLGHYCQPDNSPLRGFVLVAREVTKSQLPALIEPTDYSLVWCPDDWTEENGLGHGYFWLPMAREGYKALGFIVTNKPAKPELSEVRCVRDDLIEPIEPHRILLTSPSKVAEFSVWKTRPFQRGMYEKGVSVGTFFCSCVWSQGEELTISCLKNLNLNLHAMPNLDQVHALIKHYGPTIYFHPDEIYLPSSVSWFFENGALLYKKGESKGERVDPSGSNLPKGGSNDGEYWIDLPKDETEKKLKKGDLESAKVYVHVKPALGGTFTDIVMWIFYPFNGPGCLKIGLMNYQLNRVGQHVGDWEHVTLRISNFSGELWSVYFSQHSSGVWVDPTNLEFIEGNKTIVYASRNGHANYPRHGDFLQGSSNLRIGIRNTAAPSKYLLDSSENYEIIAAEYIGEVVVKEPCWLQYMRKWGPTTVHESRAEVNRILNQRLPVTLRCTARNIFDKLPNELYGEDGPTGPKEKSSWFGDEKC from the exons ATGTGCTTTGCTTTAATCATCTTGTTTGCTGAGATCAAACGAAAAGGGAAAAAGATGTTAGGAGGAGGGGGATCATATTCATGCGGATGCTTGAATTGGAACAGAGTTTCAACAACCACCGATTCCATTCCTCCTCCTCTTCATTATTTCTCTCTTCCTTCCCCAATTCCTCACTGGCCTCCAG GTCATGTTTTCGCTACCGGAACGATCAATTTAGGCGAACTAGAAGTTCGTGAAATCACAAAATTCGAGTTCATTTGGGGAACCGACATTAAGTACAAAAGAAAAGGTGTCAGTTTCTTCAAACCAATCGATATACCAAATGATTACTTCTGCCTCGGCCACTACTGTCAACCCGACAATTCCCCGTTACGAGGATTCGTGCTCGTGGCTCGCGAAGTTACTAAATCCCAGTTACCAGCTCTTATCGAGCCTACAGATTACTCTTTAGTTTGGTGCCCAGATGACTGGACCGAAGAAAATGGTCTTGGCCATGGCTACTTTTGGTTACCTATGGCTCGTGAGGGTTATAAAGCTTTGGGCTTTATCGTTACAAATAAGCCCGCAAAGCCCGAGTTGAGTGAAGTTAGATGTGTTCGTGATGATCTTATCGAACCAATTGAACCGCACCGTATTTTGCTGACGTCACCTTCTAAAGTAGCTGAATTTAGCGTATGGAAAACAAGACCGTTTCAAAGAGGTATGTACGAGAAAGGTGTTTCTGTAGGTACTTTTTTCTGCAGTTGTGTTTGGAGTCAAGGGGAAGAGTTGACCATTTCGTGTTTAaagaatttaaatttaaatttacacGCGATGCCGAATCTTGATCAGGTTCATGCATTAATCAAGCATTACGGGCCGACAATTTATTTTCATCCCGATGAGATATATTTACCGTCTTCTGTATCTTGGTTCTTTGAAAATGGAGCGTTGTTGTACAAAAAAGGGGAGTCGAAAGGTGAACGGGTCGACCCGTCTGGGTCAAACTTGCCTAAAGGTGGGAGCAACGATGGTGAATATTGGATAGATTTGCCTAAAGATGAAACCGAGAAGAAACTTAAAAAAGGAGATTTAGAAAGTGCGAAAGTTTACGTTCATGTAAAGCCTGCCTTAGGTGGGACGTTTACCGATATTGTGATGTGGATTTTCTATCCTTTTAACGGGCCGGGCTGTTTAAAGATCGGGCTCATGAATTACCAACTTAATAGAGTCGGGCAACACGTAGGCGATTGGGAACATGTTACTCTTCGAATTAGCAACTTTAGTGGTGAGCTATGGAGTGTGTACTTTTCGCAACATAGTAGTGGCGTATGGGTGGACCCCACCAATCTCGAGTTCATCGAAGGTAATAAAACGATCGTTTACGCGTCAAGAAACGGGCATGCGAATTATCCACGTCATGGTGATTTTCTTCAAGGTTCGAGTAATTTAAGAATTGGAATAAGGAATACGGCTGCACCTAGTAAATATTTGTTAGATTCGAGTGAAAATTATGAAATTATAGCGGCGGAGTATATTGGAGAAGTTGTTGTTAAGGAACCGTGTTGGTTACAGTACATGAGAAAGTGGGGCCCGACGACTGTACATGAATCTAGGGCTGAGGTTAATAGAATCTTGAACCAGCGTTTGCCTGTAACTCTGCGGTGTACTGCACGTAATATATTTGATAAATTACCGAATGAACTCTATGGTGAGGACGGGCCCACTGGGCCCAAGGAGAAAAGCAGCTGGTTTGGTGATGAGAAATGTTAG